One window of the Nocardia terpenica genome contains the following:
- a CDS encoding DUF5988 family protein — protein sequence MGSSPKAVLEGGPVDLPQRIVRITPPGIELRVQFNGGYERFKVTPRWQETAEGSLPVYEWFERIEG from the coding sequence ATGGGTAGCTCACCGAAGGCCGTACTCGAGGGCGGGCCAGTCGACCTGCCGCAACGGATCGTCAGGATCACGCCGCCCGGCATCGAATTGCGGGTGCAGTTCAACGGCGGCTACGAGCGCTTCAAGGTGACCCCACGCTGGCAGGAAACCGCCGAGGGCAGCCTGCCCGTCTACGAGTGGTTCGAACGGATCGAGGGCTGA
- a CDS encoding arabinosyltransferase domain-containing protein, with translation MRADSPRLSRVRLIALVAGVLGVLLAVVTPLLPVRQDRATLDWPQPQSVNVDAPLVSYSPLSVDLTVPCAAFRDLPTGTVLSTVPAQAPGATAKGLLARITDEPGTGRTLSVLLHDIPLLRAPMAEIADCAAFTVHSTAAATTAELTGVHRQDGTPFTDTVGGDVRPQIVGVFTDLDRAQLGAAHLHAAIDSRFSSTPSWVKLAGIAGAVLCTLIALGCLHLIDTADGRRPRRVFPAHWWRFTVADAVVLGTLLLWHIIGANTSDDGYILNMARASKHSGYMANYYRWFGVAEAPFGWPYEVLAWMTRISTASPWMRLPALIAGVACWLVISREVLPRLGSRVRRAAIPRWTAGLVFLAAWLPYDNGLRPEPLIALGALLTWCSIERSIATGRLLPAAVGVLIAAFSLAAGPTGLICIAALIAGSRPVLQHIIKRARVGVPASSSWSRRAFGRDLTGDSGQKHAGIKGGGAGVWSAILRYGGLLAPGAAAGTLVLVVVFADQTLASVLEATRVRKIIGPNVAWFDERTRWDSLLALSPDGSLARRFGILGMLLCLGVCVLVMLRKNGRIPGTSRGPSARVLGIVFMSLLLMMFTPTKWTHHFGVYAGLAGSLAALTAIAVGVDGIRAAYNRSLFAAAVFFLLAVTFTGSNGWWYVSSYGVPWWDKAPLLFGKGFSTLFLGLSILCLLLAAWLYYREPYRSAGQTEVAAGQSVGANAVARRRFDRFAIEPLTIAAAAVVLFEVASLGKAAVAQYPAYSVAQANLRALGGHSCSLADDVLVETDTADSLLQPYTGGAADGLAADNVGFTPNGVASDLTADAEETVTGGANSVNSDSKNKTSRTTSAGTGGGSVTQPGINGSTVALPFGLDPARTPVMGSYTTGDKQQAHLTSQWYRMDLAAARRDSAYQVLVVTAAGRIRSVNKDGVVTYGQDLRVEFADRAADGTVRPLGSFVPLDIGGAPSWRNMRVPLDRIPAQANAVRIVAAANDLTAKQWLAVTPPRLPRLATLDSVVGRTAPVLEDWHVGLAFPCQRPFDHRDGVAQVPRWRILPDRVGSDASNAWQDDIGGGPLGWTGLLLQAQTVPAYLDHDWERDWGELERFTPYVPAAPATIGVTVRTTWGWTKDVPIKVR, from the coding sequence GTGCGCGCAGACTCACCACGGTTGTCCCGGGTCCGCCTGATCGCCCTCGTCGCCGGGGTGCTCGGGGTGCTGTTGGCGGTCGTGACGCCGCTGCTGCCGGTGCGCCAGGATCGGGCGACGCTGGATTGGCCGCAGCCGCAGTCGGTGAACGTCGACGCGCCGCTGGTGTCGTATTCGCCGCTGAGCGTGGATCTCACCGTGCCGTGCGCCGCGTTCCGCGACCTGCCCACCGGCACCGTGCTGTCCACGGTGCCCGCGCAGGCGCCCGGCGCGACGGCGAAGGGACTGCTCGCGCGGATCACCGATGAGCCGGGGACCGGGCGCACGCTGTCGGTGCTGCTGCACGACATTCCGCTGCTGCGCGCGCCGATGGCCGAGATCGCCGACTGCGCGGCCTTCACCGTGCACTCCACCGCCGCCGCGACCACCGCGGAGCTGACCGGGGTGCACCGGCAGGACGGCACCCCGTTCACCGATACCGTGGGCGGCGACGTGCGGCCCCAGATCGTCGGCGTATTCACCGATCTCGACCGGGCGCAGTTGGGCGCGGCGCATCTGCACGCCGCGATCGACTCCCGGTTCTCCTCGACGCCGTCGTGGGTGAAGCTGGCCGGGATCGCCGGTGCGGTGTTGTGCACGCTGATCGCGCTCGGCTGCCTGCATCTGATCGACACCGCCGACGGGCGGCGGCCGCGGCGGGTGTTCCCGGCGCACTGGTGGCGATTCACCGTGGCCGATGCGGTGGTGCTGGGCACGCTGCTGCTGTGGCACATCATCGGGGCCAATACCTCCGACGACGGCTACATCCTGAATATGGCTCGGGCGTCGAAACATTCGGGCTACATGGCGAACTACTACCGCTGGTTCGGGGTGGCCGAGGCGCCGTTCGGCTGGCCGTACGAGGTGCTGGCGTGGATGACCCGGATCAGCACGGCGAGCCCGTGGATGCGGCTGCCCGCGCTGATCGCCGGGGTGGCGTGCTGGCTGGTGATCAGCCGGGAGGTGTTGCCGCGCCTGGGCTCCCGGGTCCGCCGCGCCGCGATTCCGCGCTGGACCGCGGGTCTGGTGTTCCTCGCCGCCTGGCTGCCCTACGACAACGGCCTGCGCCCCGAGCCGCTCATCGCGCTGGGCGCCCTGTTGACCTGGTGCTCGATCGAGCGATCCATCGCGACGGGACGGCTGCTGCCCGCGGCCGTGGGCGTGCTCATCGCCGCGTTCTCGCTGGCCGCGGGGCCGACGGGGTTGATCTGCATTGCCGCGCTCATCGCGGGGTCACGACCTGTGTTGCAGCACATCATCAAACGGGCGCGAGTGGGAGTTCCCGCCTCTTCGTCTTGGTCCCGGCGCGCTTTTGGCCGGGACCTCACGGGAGATTCCGGCCAAAAGCACGCCGGAATCAAGGGGGGCGGTGCGGGCGTCTGGTCGGCGATCCTGCGGTACGGCGGTCTGCTCGCTCCCGGCGCTGCCGCCGGAACCCTCGTCCTGGTAGTCGTTTTCGCCGATCAGACGCTGGCGTCGGTGCTGGAGGCCACGCGGGTGCGGAAGATCATCGGGCCCAATGTGGCCTGGTTCGATGAGCGCACGCGGTGGGATTCGCTGCTGGCGCTGTCGCCGGACGGGTCGCTGGCGCGGCGGTTCGGGATTCTCGGCATGCTGCTGTGCCTGGGCGTGTGTGTGCTGGTGATGCTGCGCAAGAACGGGCGGATTCCGGGGACCTCGCGGGGGCCGTCGGCGCGCGTTCTCGGCATCGTGTTCATGTCGCTGCTGCTGATGATGTTCACGCCCACCAAGTGGACCCATCACTTCGGCGTCTACGCGGGGCTGGCCGGATCGCTGGCCGCGCTGACCGCGATCGCGGTGGGCGTGGACGGCATTCGCGCGGCCTACAATCGCTCGCTGTTCGCCGCCGCGGTGTTCTTCCTGCTGGCGGTGACGTTCACCGGCTCCAACGGCTGGTGGTACGTGTCCAGTTACGGCGTGCCGTGGTGGGACAAGGCGCCGCTGCTGTTCGGCAAGGGCTTCTCGACGCTGTTCCTCGGGCTGTCCATCCTGTGCCTGCTGTTGGCGGCGTGGCTCTACTACCGGGAGCCCTACCGTTCGGCAGGGCAGACGGAAGTAGCGGCAGGGCAATCGGTGGGCGCGAATGCCGTGGCGCGCAGGCGATTCGACAGGTTTGCGATCGAGCCGCTGACCATCGCGGCCGCGGCCGTGGTGCTGTTCGAGGTCGCGTCGCTGGGGAAGGCGGCCGTCGCGCAGTATCCGGCGTATTCCGTCGCGCAGGCGAATCTGCGGGCGCTGGGCGGGCATTCGTGTTCGCTCGCCGACGATGTGCTGGTGGAGACCGATACCGCCGATTCGCTGCTGCAACCCTATACGGGTGGCGCGGCCGACGGCCTGGCCGCCGACAATGTCGGCTTCACCCCGAACGGCGTGGCGAGCGATCTCACCGCCGACGCCGAGGAAACCGTCACCGGCGGCGCCAATTCGGTGAACTCCGACTCGAAGAACAAGACCAGCCGCACCACCTCCGCGGGCACCGGCGGCGGCAGCGTCACCCAGCCCGGAATCAACGGCAGCACCGTCGCGCTGCCGTTCGGCCTGGACCCGGCGCGCACGCCGGTCATGGGCAGCTACACCACCGGCGACAAGCAGCAGGCCCACCTGACCTCGCAGTGGTACCGCATGGATCTGGCCGCGGCGCGGCGGGATTCGGCCTACCAGGTGCTGGTGGTGACCGCCGCGGGCCGGATCCGATCGGTGAACAAGGACGGCGTCGTCACCTACGGCCAGGACCTGCGGGTGGAATTCGCCGACCGCGCCGCCGACGGGACCGTGCGCCCGCTCGGCTCGTTCGTGCCGCTCGATATCGGCGGCGCGCCGTCCTGGCGGAACATGCGGGTGCCGCTGGATCGCATTCCGGCGCAGGCGAATGCGGTCCGCATCGTCGCCGCCGCCAACGACCTCACCGCCAAGCAGTGGCTGGCGGTCACGCCGCCGCGGCTGCCCCGGCTGGCCACGCTCGACTCGGTGGTGGGCCGGACCGCGCCGGTGCTGGAGGACTGGCACGTCGGCCTGGCCTTCCCGTGCCAGCGCCCGTTCGACCACCGCGACGGGGTGGCCCAGGTGCCGCGCTGGCGCATCCTGCCCGACCGGGTCGGCTCCGACGCCTCCAATGCCTGGCAGGACGATATCGGCGGCGGCCCGCTCGGCTGGACCGGACTGCTGCTGCAGGCCCAGACCGTGCCCGCCTACCTGGACCACGACTGGGAGCGGGACTGGGGCGAATTGGAGCGGTTCACCCCCTATGTCCCCGCCGCGCCCGCCACCATCGGCGTCACCGTGCGCACCACGTGGGGCTGGACCAAGGACGTACCGATCAAGGTGCGCTGA
- a CDS encoding arabinosyltransferase domain-containing protein, translating into MPDAATAVLTEPRPAAAAATPSDFRTARLIAIVAGLLGALFAIATPFLPVSQTTAEVNWPQGGTLGSVEAPLMAQVPVDLSASIPCSVVDRLPQGGMLLNTAPPQGDRAALQALFVRVTPDSVDVVDRNAIVASAKRSELGACTSITITSNIDRTYAKFEGMTTQVQRPVAGGPAGATETATVPVEGTLSGDLRPQVVGVFSDLKGAAPAGLSFHMTVDSRFSSTPTVFKLVAMIAAVICTLIALAALARLDTGDGRGHRRIFPAHWLRPTWADGAVIGTLLLWHFVGANTSDDGYILTMVREAPHAGYLANYFRWFGVPEAPFGWYYYVIQVFAQISTASPWVRIPALVCGILCWMVISREVVPRLGRGVRVSKVALWTGGLVFLAFWLPYDNGLRSEPIVALGALLTWVSIERAIATGRLLPAAVAVLVAAFTLAAAPTGLMCIAALLAGIRPLVRIVVRRRRDLAAASETRWGSGMLGSTLPLLAPIAAAGFLVLTVVYTDQTFAGIQEADRVRRVIGPNLAWYEDYLRYYYLFVQTVDGSLSRRFAFLVMILCLVTTALVLLRRRRVPGISSGPTWRLVGVVFGTIFFMMFNPTKWTHHFGAYAGIAGSLAAVTAVAVSATALRSRKNRSVFLAALLFVLALSFSGINGYWYVSSYGVPWFDKPVSLHGHQANTLVLVLFGLALAVVAWQALREDYVKPPASPKTARGRRIRRFAAIPLTVIAALVVAFEVLSLVKGAVSQYPAYSLARSNIDALDGNSCGLAKDVLVEADPNAGRLQPIIDPANPPKNGDPLAGSESTGFDPNGVPTDLKADAVEVKPGTGNTSNQSVGANFAEGQNAGTGGGRTGEPGVNGSTVALPFGLDPKTTPIMGSYQEGLQQPAHLVSSWYGLPARSADSPLVVISAAGRILSFDDTGSLQYGQDLLLEYGKRQPDGTVKSEGTYIPRDIGPSPSWRNLRIPLSGIAADADAVRIVANRRVLIGDQWLAFTPPRVPKMQTLDGYLGHEQPVLEDWAVGLQFPCQQPFLHRYGVATMPNFRIKPDRGLAVSSTDTWQAEEFGGPLGFANMLAGATTVPTYLKDNWARDWGSLERYDRYYPDAKPARIDTGTATRSGFWSPGRMRVS; encoded by the coding sequence GTGCCCGACGCCGCAACCGCTGTCTTGACAGAACCCAGGCCCGCCGCAGCCGCGGCGACGCCCAGCGATTTCCGCACCGCCCGGCTCATCGCGATCGTCGCGGGGCTGCTGGGTGCGCTGTTCGCGATCGCGACCCCGTTCCTCCCGGTCTCCCAGACCACCGCGGAGGTGAACTGGCCGCAGGGCGGCACCCTCGGCAGCGTCGAGGCGCCGCTGATGGCACAGGTGCCGGTCGATCTGTCGGCGAGCATTCCGTGCTCGGTGGTGGACCGGCTGCCCCAGGGCGGCATGCTGCTCAACACCGCACCGCCGCAGGGGGATCGGGCCGCGCTGCAGGCGTTGTTCGTCCGCGTCACCCCCGACTCGGTGGACGTGGTGGACCGCAACGCGATCGTGGCGTCGGCGAAGCGGTCCGAGCTCGGCGCCTGCACCTCGATCACGATCACCTCGAACATCGACCGCACCTACGCGAAGTTCGAGGGCATGACCACGCAGGTGCAACGCCCGGTCGCGGGCGGCCCGGCCGGGGCCACCGAGACCGCGACGGTTCCGGTGGAGGGCACGCTGTCGGGCGATCTGCGGCCGCAGGTGGTCGGCGTGTTCTCCGATCTGAAGGGCGCCGCGCCCGCCGGGCTGTCGTTCCACATGACCGTCGACTCGCGGTTCTCCTCGACCCCGACCGTGTTCAAGCTGGTCGCGATGATCGCCGCGGTGATCTGCACGCTGATCGCGCTGGCGGCGCTGGCCCGGCTGGACACCGGCGACGGCCGCGGCCACCGCCGCATCTTCCCCGCGCACTGGCTGCGACCGACCTGGGCGGACGGCGCCGTCATCGGCACCCTGCTGCTGTGGCACTTCGTGGGCGCCAACACCTCCGACGACGGCTACATCCTGACCATGGTCCGGGAGGCCCCGCACGCGGGCTATCTGGCCAACTACTTCCGCTGGTTCGGCGTGCCGGAGGCGCCGTTCGGCTGGTACTACTACGTCATCCAGGTCTTCGCCCAGATCTCCACCGCCAGCCCGTGGGTGCGGATTCCGGCGCTGGTGTGCGGAATCCTGTGCTGGATGGTGATCAGCCGCGAGGTGGTGCCGCGGCTGGGTCGCGGGGTGCGCGTCTCGAAGGTGGCGCTGTGGACCGGCGGCCTGGTGTTCCTGGCGTTCTGGCTGCCCTACGACAACGGCCTGCGCTCGGAGCCGATCGTCGCGCTGGGCGCGCTGCTGACCTGGGTCTCGATCGAGCGGGCCATCGCCACCGGGCGGCTGCTGCCCGCCGCGGTCGCGGTGCTGGTGGCCGCCTTCACGCTGGCCGCCGCGCCGACCGGACTGATGTGTATCGCCGCGCTGCTCGCCGGTATCCGGCCGCTGGTGCGGATCGTGGTGCGCCGCCGCCGCGACCTGGCCGCCGCGTCCGAAACCCGGTGGGGCTCGGGCATGTTGGGGTCGACGCTGCCGCTGCTGGCGCCGATCGCGGCGGCCGGATTCCTGGTGCTGACCGTCGTCTACACCGACCAGACCTTCGCCGGTATCCAGGAGGCCGACCGGGTGCGCCGGGTCATCGGCCCGAACCTGGCCTGGTACGAGGACTACCTGCGGTACTACTACCTGTTCGTGCAGACCGTCGACGGCTCGCTGTCGCGCCGGTTCGCCTTCCTGGTGATGATTCTGTGCCTGGTCACCACCGCGCTGGTGCTGCTGCGCCGCCGCCGGGTGCCGGGCATCTCCAGCGGTCCGACGTGGCGGCTGGTCGGGGTGGTCTTCGGGACGATCTTCTTCATGATGTTCAACCCGACCAAGTGGACCCACCACTTCGGCGCCTACGCCGGTATCGCGGGTTCGCTGGCCGCGGTGACGGCGGTGGCGGTGTCGGCCACGGCGCTGCGCTCGCGCAAGAACCGGTCGGTGTTCCTGGCCGCGCTGCTGTTCGTGCTGGCGCTGTCGTTCTCGGGCATCAACGGCTACTGGTACGTGTCCAGCTACGGCGTGCCGTGGTTCGACAAGCCGGTGTCGCTGCACGGCCATCAGGCCAACACCCTGGTGCTGGTGCTGTTCGGGCTGGCGCTGGCGGTGGTGGCCTGGCAGGCGCTGCGGGAGGACTATGTCAAGCCGCCCGCGAGCCCGAAGACCGCGCGCGGCAGGCGGATTCGCCGGTTCGCGGCCATCCCGCTCACGGTCATCGCCGCGCTGGTGGTGGCGTTCGAGGTGCTGTCGCTGGTCAAGGGCGCGGTCTCGCAGTATCCGGCGTACTCGCTGGCGCGCTCGAACATCGATGCGCTGGACGGCAACAGCTGCGGGCTCGCCAAGGACGTGCTCGTGGAGGCGGATCCGAATGCCGGGCGCCTGCAACCGATCATCGATCCGGCGAACCCGCCGAAGAACGGTGATCCGCTGGCCGGGAGCGAATCCACCGGCTTCGACCCGAACGGCGTGCCCACCGATCTGAAGGCCGATGCGGTGGAGGTGAAGCCGGGCACCGGCAACACCTCCAACCAGTCCGTGGGCGCCAACTTCGCCGAGGGCCAGAACGCGGGCACCGGCGGCGGCCGCACCGGCGAGCCCGGTGTCAACGGCAGCACCGTGGCGCTGCCGTTCGGGCTGGACCCCAAGACCACTCCGATCATGGGCAGCTACCAGGAGGGCCTGCAGCAGCCCGCGCACCTGGTCTCCAGCTGGTACGGGCTGCCCGCGCGGTCGGCCGATTCGCCGCTGGTGGTGATCTCGGCCGCCGGGCGCATCCTGTCCTTCGACGACACCGGCTCGCTGCAGTACGGCCAGGATCTGCTGCTGGAGTACGGCAAGCGGCAGCCCGACGGCACCGTGAAGTCCGAGGGCACCTACATCCCGCGCGATATCGGGCCGTCGCCGTCGTGGCGCAATCTGCGAATCCCGTTGTCGGGCATCGCCGCCGACGCCGACGCGGTGCGGATCGTGGCCAATCGCCGGGTGCTGATCGGCGACCAATGGCTGGCGTTCACCCCGCCGCGGGTGCCGAAGATGCAGACGCTGGACGGCTACCTGGGGCACGAGCAGCCGGTGCTGGAGGACTGGGCGGTGGGCCTGCAGTTCCCGTGCCAGCAGCCGTTCCTGCATCGCTACGGCGTGGCGACCATGCCGAACTTCCGGATCAAGCCGGACCGGGGGCTGGCGGTCAGCTCCACCGACACCTGGCAGGCCGAGGAGTTCGGCGGCCCGCTCGGCTTCGCCAATATGCTGGCCGGGGCGACCACGGTCCCGACCTATCTGAAGGACAACTGGGCCCGCGACTGGGGTTCGCTGGAACGCTACGACCGGTATTACCCCGACGCCAAGCCCGCGCGGATCGACACCGGCACCGCGACCCGCTCGGGATTCTGGTCGCCGGGCCGGATGCGGGTGTCCTGA
- a CDS encoding acyl-CoA carboxylase subunit beta, whose product MSSTAEKLADLRKKLELAQEPAGEAGVAKRARKGIPSARERIDMLLDPGTFVEIGALVRNPGDKDALYGDGVVTGHGLVEGRPVAVFSHDQTVYGGSVGEMFGRKVAAVLELAAKIGCPVVGINDSGGARVQEAVTSLNWYAELGKRMEPLSGMVPQISMILGSCAGGAVYAPINTDVVVATEAAYMFVTGPKVIREVTGEEVSLEELGGARSQAEYGNIHHVAEDERAAFEWVRNYLSFLPSSCQEQAPIVNPGLEPELTDSDRELDTIVPDSDNAAYDMHEILLRIFDDGNFHEIGAQSGQNIITGFARVDGRSVGVVANQPMMYAGALDARASDKAAHFVRMCDAFEIPLVLVVDTPGFLPGVEQEKIGVIKRGGRFLFSYVEATVPKVTIVVRKAYGGGWAVMGSKALGADAYLAWPTARIAVMGAESAVSVIGRRQIEAAPEDQRAAVRQQMIDFYNATIATPWPAAERGYIDAVIAPASTRLEIRRALNLLRDKKLDRNPRKHHLLPL is encoded by the coding sequence GTGAGCAGTACCGCCGAGAAACTCGCCGACCTGCGGAAGAAACTGGAACTGGCGCAGGAGCCGGCGGGTGAAGCGGGGGTGGCCAAACGGGCCCGCAAGGGAATTCCGTCGGCCCGCGAGCGGATCGACATGCTGTTGGATCCGGGCACCTTCGTGGAAATCGGTGCGCTGGTGCGCAATCCGGGCGACAAGGACGCGCTCTACGGCGACGGCGTGGTCACCGGCCACGGCCTCGTCGAGGGCCGCCCGGTGGCCGTGTTCTCGCACGATCAGACCGTCTACGGCGGTTCGGTCGGCGAGATGTTCGGCCGCAAGGTGGCCGCGGTGCTGGAACTGGCCGCCAAGATCGGCTGCCCGGTGGTCGGCATCAACGATTCCGGCGGTGCGCGCGTGCAGGAGGCGGTGACCTCGCTGAACTGGTACGCCGAGCTGGGCAAGCGGATGGAGCCGCTGTCCGGCATGGTGCCGCAGATCTCGATGATCCTGGGTAGCTGTGCGGGCGGCGCGGTGTACGCCCCGATCAATACCGACGTCGTGGTGGCCACGGAAGCGGCGTACATGTTCGTGACCGGCCCCAAGGTGATTCGCGAGGTCACCGGCGAGGAGGTCAGCCTCGAGGAGCTGGGCGGCGCGCGCAGCCAGGCCGAGTACGGCAATATCCACCACGTCGCCGAGGACGAGCGGGCGGCGTTCGAGTGGGTGCGGAACTATCTGAGCTTCCTGCCGTCCAGCTGCCAGGAGCAGGCGCCGATCGTGAACCCGGGGCTGGAACCGGAGCTCACCGACAGCGATCGCGAGCTCGACACGATCGTGCCGGACTCCGACAATGCCGCCTACGACATGCACGAGATCCTGCTACGCATCTTCGACGACGGCAATTTCCACGAGATCGGCGCGCAGTCCGGGCAGAACATCATCACCGGCTTCGCGCGGGTCGACGGCCGCAGCGTCGGCGTGGTCGCCAACCAGCCGATGATGTACGCGGGCGCCCTGGACGCGCGGGCCTCCGACAAGGCCGCCCATTTCGTGCGGATGTGCGACGCCTTCGAGATCCCGCTGGTGCTGGTGGTCGACACCCCCGGCTTCCTGCCCGGTGTGGAGCAGGAGAAGATCGGCGTCATCAAGCGCGGTGGCCGGTTCCTGTTCTCCTACGTGGAGGCCACGGTCCCGAAGGTGACCATCGTCGTGCGCAAGGCGTACGGCGGCGGCTGGGCGGTCATGGGCTCCAAGGCGCTCGGCGCGGACGCGTATCTGGCCTGGCCGACCGCCCGCATCGCGGTCATGGGCGCGGAGAGCGCGGTCAGCGTGATCGGCCGTCGGCAGATCGAGGCGGCCCCCGAGGACCAGCGCGCGGCCGTCCGGCAGCAGATGATCGACTTCTACAACGCGACCATCGCCACCCCGTGGCCCGCCGCCGAGCGCGGCTACATCGACGCCGTCATCGCCCCCGCCTCGACCCGCCTGGAAATCCGCCGCGCCCTGAACCTCCTGCGCGACAAGAAACTCGACCGCAACCCCCGCAAACACCACCTGCTCCCGCTGTAG